The following coding sequences are from one Rhipicephalus microplus isolate Deutch F79 chromosome 3, USDA_Rmic, whole genome shotgun sequence window:
- the LOC142804178 gene encoding uncharacterized protein LOC142804178, translated as MESDIIVEGFQRSVEMHGVEYRIFIGDGDSSVLHQILTKVEYGRFVKKRECANHVVKCYTTRLYGIAKETKGSSAFLSGPRIKRLKNGARKAIKHYANILSDVQGTAQKQRAQKADLTRQLAGDLINGPKHVFGCHDRCKDYFCDGTKGDNIYDGMPKVLQMKIVTAANIIAEKADRLVTDDTSNLAEAVMALVAKLSGGKQINRCQKGSYEHRCYGAGLSFQLGPQWHCTTSKAVTCKSPAAVLKRYASKKTAQKANKESLRRKLFEENGHQQHKRKESTVNDSMIYYGPNCQQPDMPPEQYAEKERPVLASLQVNEKQQMEIEKATRGQADNPTWHFERNMRLTASNFYAVCRRREWTPCDTLVKTLLYKKNFTSAALEHGRQHERVALWLYEQEMETAVQPCGLFVYPEYGFLAASPDGLIANDGIVEVKCPFTAKDMEPSEAAKKYNQRSQLHEPPKLSCSHNYFYQVQGQLHITNRSFCHFVVCTSKGIHVQRIERDNDFWKFRMLPQLIKFYRDCMLPEIVDPRTTRSMPIRRPQWNVKAIESHQQSKRASMKNKEAKQSGDSNIFHSLES; from the coding sequence ATGGAGTCGGATATTATCGTTGAAGGCTTCCAGAGAAGCGTGGAAATGCATGGTGTGGAATACCGGATATTCATAGGGGACGGGGATTCGTCCGTTTTACATCAGATACTCACGAAAGTGGAGTACGGGCGCTTTGTAAAAAAGAGGGAATGTGCAAACCATGTTGTGAAATGTTACACCACTCGGCTCTATGGCATAGCCAAAGAAACAAAGGGCAGTTCAGCTTTCCTAAGTGGCCCTAGGATTAAGCGGTTAAAGAATGGTGCACGGAAGGCCATAAAGCACTACGCAAACATTCTTAGCGATGTACAGGGTACTGCACAAAAGCAGCGTGCCCAGAAAGCCGACCTTACGCGCCAGCTTGCGGGTGACCTCATAAATGGCCCAAAACATGTTTTTGGTTGCCACGACAGATGCAAAGACTACTTCTGTGATGGCACCAAAGGTGACAACATTTATGATGGCATGCCTAAGGTGCTACAAATGAAAATAGTTACCGCTGCCAATATAATTGCCGAAAAAGCTGACCGTCTTGTGACAGATGATACAAGTAATCTTGCCGAGGCAGTCATGGCACTGGTAGCCAAACTATCTGGTGGtaaacagatcaacagatgtcaaAAGGGCTCTTATGAACACCGCTGTTATGGAGCTGGGCTCAGCTTTCAGCTGGGGCCACAGTGGCACTGCACCACATCCAAGGCTGTAACCTGCAAGAGCCCCGCAGCCGTCTTGAAGCGCTACGCAAGCAAGAAGACGGCTCAGAAAGCAAACAAAGAGTCTctcagaagaaaactgtttgaagaaaatggccaccagcagcatAAGCGCAAGGAGTCTACAGTGAACGACTCAATGATTTATTATGGTCCGAATTGCCAGCAGCCAGACATGCCACCAGAGCAATATGCCGAGAAAGAACGGCCTGTTTTAGCAAGCCTGCAGGTGAATGAGAAACAGCAGatggaaattgagaaggctactcGAGGACAGGCTGATAATCCTACATGGcattttgaaagaaacatgcgcCTAACGGCGTCGAATTTCTATGCAGTATGCCGAAGGAGGGAGTGGACACCTTGTGACACGCTCGTGAAGACCCtgctctataagaaaaatttcaccAGTGCCGCTCTTGAGCATGGAAGACAACACGAACGTGTTGCACTCTGGTTATACGAGCAAGAAATGGAAACTGCTGTGCAACCTTGCGGATTATTTGTTTACCCAGAGTACGGATTCTTGGCGGCGTCGCCAGACGGATTAATTGCGAACGACGGTATCGTGGAGGTGAAGTGCCCATTCACTGCGAAGGACATGGAGCCATCCGAGGCAGCTAAAAAGTACAATCAAAGGAGCCAACTACACGAACCACCCAAATTGAGCTGCTCTCATAACTATTTCTACCAAGTGCAAGGCCAGCTGCATATCACTAATAGAAGTTTCTGCCACTTCGTCGTCTGCACGTCGAAGGGCATCCACGTACAGCGGATCGAAAGAGATAATGACTTTTGGAAATTCAGAATGCTTCCACAACTAATCAAATTTTACAGAGACTGCATGTTACCTGAAATTGTAGATCCCCGTACTACGCGCAGCATGCCCATACGCAGACCACAGTGGAATGTGAAAGCAATTGAGTCACACCAGCAGTCTAAACGAGCTTCGATGAAGAACAAGGAGGCAAAGCAGAGTGGCGACTCGAACATTTTCCACAGCCTTGAGTCGTAG